Genomic segment of Mercurialis annua linkage group LG6, ddMerAnnu1.2, whole genome shotgun sequence:
gatgtatactgtgggtataatatcagtatactaataaactaacattatatcaacattatctcaaaattataccaaataATACCAAATAGTATACATacgaaattttattaatattaaataaaaatttaccaaaattgcatcaaatcgtttactaaaaattaaattaataatataccaaaattataccaacagtataccaagagtgtacacaacaaaatatactgaaattttattattacataaacattacaccacatcacatactaaatattaacctaacaatatgctaaaattataccaacaatatacaaattctctagttcattaccaactataatgaaaagtacatataaaaaaatatatagttatcaactagaaaaaataaataataatttataatcgatataccgaaaatatactgaaattataccaataataaactaaatattatttttaaattatctgatttatagttttaatattccaaaattataccataattataccgataTTTTACAAatcatatttttgtaattaattttcattttttggtacttttgtaattaattttaaatcagtagtatttttgtaaataaaaaagtttacaggtacttttgtaaatatttttaaaattttgggtacttttgtcatcgtccctgaAATATAAGCAGTTACTGGACCTTCAAAAGACCACATAAGAgacattcaaaatttaaaataaaaagaattttaCAGGTCCGTCTAAAGCACTAAACCCTTTATAGGTTTACTATCCCCATAACAAAAGCCCAATCAATCAAGTAACTTACGAGATTCTTGCATATTCCGATAAGGGATGCTTATAAAACTAtcctaaaaaattatttaatctaCAAAAATATGTGCTTAGCCAACAAATCAACTATAcctaaagataaaaaaattacataatttatatgcttctttttactataaaaaatatttttgatacatgtttgatacatatttgatacattatttatacatctctgatacatcttTAATGCAGTATGTAAAAAGTAAAaacctatttcgtatttttaaaaaactttttatGCATGAAATATAAACTTTGGAATTACGTATTTTTATAATCATTTCCcgtttttttgaatatttttataattttgccTTCCGATAATAATACATTATCCGATAAGAATTATTTCATCAAAACATGAGCATCATGTTCTAAAAAAACTCGATTTCATTCgagatattttctaaaaatctccaattttaaaaaaacttaactATTTAAATAATTCTCCTAAAATTTCAGACAAAAGGCACAATTATAGTATAATGCTACCAGGTATGTCGAATTCACCTTATAAAAAAGGTATGCTAATTCATTCATTAACGTATTTTATGCTATACGCCATAGAGATTTTTGTGATGTTTAGTAGTGATTAATTGTCGGGGGATGGGAAAAAGtgataataaatttgaaaatatttaaaagatgTTGGTTTTATATACACTTTTTAATAGACATGATTGAATTGAAAATAGATGTAAAGctagtgattttatatataattaacccatTTTCTTATTAGTTTCATAAGTTTAAGAATTTCACAGGTCTCTCACAAAAGTATCATCATGTGTTTTTGTGTAAAAATAGAAGAAATCGGTCCTTTTTATCCCTTCAACCCCTAAACTTCAGGGCAATATGATAATTGACAAAACAAGCCTTAATTTCGAGGTGCAACATTATAAAAAGATCTTTTTACTCCTCCAACACTTTACCtcctatattttaaaaatcctctccaataatttaaaacaaacaccATTTTTACCACTTTAGTAAGCTTTTACCATGACAGACTCTTTCTATCCTTCATATTTAAGAGTTGAACTAGACtatttttaaatacttattAGATTTGGGTATTAATATCATTATTGAAGCTccattatttttattcttctcTTCTTGAGTGGATTTTACTTCTAAGATAATGAACCATTAACTTTCTAACTAGATTTTGATAATCGCTTATATTTTGATGAATCAATAATGTATGATGTATGTTAATTGTGTggattgattaattatttatttttgggtatTAAAGGCCTTAATAACCCTATTTAGTATTTAAGGCTAATTATCACCCATGCCACCTTACTTTATGGCCTTCTTTTACACAACTTCCTGAGAATAAAAAACGGTTACTAAACCTTTAAGCTTGGTTAATTGGGCCAGTAAATCCCTTTTGCCccaaaaatgactaaaatacccttaaaatctattaaaaaatcaaCGCAACTCAATCCAACCAAATTTAAAGTCACCCACCCAACTAAATCAAACATAAATCATTTACCCAACCAAATTAAACCTAAACCACTAATCTATCCAACTAAATAAAATCACTCAACCGAAAACCCCTAACCACCGCTTCCACTTTTTTTCGGCCTCCGCTACCCATCCATCGCTGCCTCTATTGTTCGAAACGAAATTCcgacaaaaattaaataaacaattaaaataaatattttttaatttttttatctaaaaaaacgGATAAGATGTACCCGTTCGTCATCTTAGGTGAGGTTCATGGGTTCGCCTGAAACCGACGAACAGACCCAGATGGGGTCGTTTCATCGTTGAACATGCCCCATCTAGGTGTGTTCATCGTGATGATGAACATACCTAGATGGGGCATGTTCATCGATTTTCAGATGAACCTAGATGGGTTTGCCTGAAAATGTACCTCGCTTGAGAAGACGAGCGGGTTCATCCCATTCTTCTTTTcagatgaaaaaaaataaaaaaactatttattaaatttttggtcGGAAATGGAGACGGCGATGGATGGTTGTCGGTGTCCGAAAAAAGGTGGCGGCGGAGGGTGGTGGTTAATTTAATTAGGTAGATTGGTGGTTtaggtttgatttggttggatagatggtttatgtttgatttggttatgtgGGTGACTTTAATTTtggttagtttaatttttttaatagattttagGGGCATTTTGATCAATTTTGGGGCAAAAGAAGTTGACTGGCCCAATTAGAAAAACTTGTGGGATATAGTGGTCGTTTTCTTTTCTTATAGTGTTTTGTGATATGAGGCCCTAAAATGAGGTGCCATGGATGATTTATTAGCTAGTATTTGGACTATAATTTCAGAAAGGTTTAGTACTAATTGATAGATATGTGCATCTCGACCACAGTTAAACCCGCAAAAGAAGGTAGATGGCTAATCAGACAAGAGATTAAGTCAGTATTGAGTTTAAcgaagaataattttatttgttgtaAATTGTATGTTTTAGGCATATTTAAACCTCCTTATATAGTAGTAATAAGTGCATAACTTGTATAGtctaaatagaaaaaagattcTTATTTAACATATCAATTCAAATAGGAAAAGGATTCTTATTTGGCTTGTGAGCTTATTCAGGAATGAATCTCCTAATTAAAATTATCTTTCTCGTATAGAGATATGACAACGAATAGGAATGTTTTTTCTATTCTTCTAGAAGATCTGGATCTATCTTCTAGAATCTTCCTTTATTATTGACATTGACTTATATTTAGATTTCCGGATCTTTGAATATCCATATTTGGGTCTGATTACCGAATTTCATAAGATTTCGTCATCTGTTTATTAAGGCGAATccgtataaattatttttgaattcgATTGTCTTTGACTTATCCTTCATCTACGACTCTCGAGGTCCACCTCGGTGGGGGAATACCACATAATTCAGTTTATAATATTTCGGTTTCCATCATTAGTCCCCCACAAGTAAGCTAATGtcttggtatttatgccttATTTGATTTTTAGCATTTCTTTGTTGATTTGAGTTTTGCCTTTACGAGTCCTCTTCTTTGGTCTAAGACTCTTTGATTCTTGTTGAAtctctttgatttattttgatacCTGATCTCTAAGTATTTTGTTGTTCATATTTTGGTTTATTGCggaaattaaagataaaaaaataatacaataaacCTGAGCTTGAAGATAAAAAGTCTGAGctttgatttttgattaatgatgagttgataaaaaataatacaaaaaatctaactatttaTAGGGTACAAACCCTAATTAAGAGATCTAATACTAAGGAGATTCAGTTTCTTATTTaagaaagaaataaataaaaagactaATCTAGCTTCTATTGGGCTGAAATCCCAGAGGAGCTCAATCAGCTCTTTTCACCAAGTGATGGGTTGTGTCGCTTTTTGAGTCTTTTTTCTAAGTCGTGGGCTGTGTCAAATCCATTATTCATTCTCTGGGCTGGTGCAAACacataaaaatatagaaaactTTGAATGGCTAAGTATAAACAGGATTCATGtgccaaagaaaaataaatgagCGTTTGGTTTaagattaataataaaaatcggAATAGATAtagaaatgaaaattatatgtacgtttggtttcataaattaatgtaaaaataaaaatggactCCGTGtacaaaaatcaaaccaaatctagttccttttgatattttaaaataattatttttttaatttagttcggttttaaagattattttttaagttaaattataataattcgAACTGAAATAACCGAGTTGAAATCCTATCCACCCGAAATAATCCAACCAACCtaaaaaaacaaaccaaatttggTTCGGtctgatattttaaaaaaatgaatttgagttagttttgttttggacataattttttaaagaataaatgGTCAACCCGCCCCTAAACTTACGACACGGGATAATCTaacctaatttatacttttttgaacaattaaccccaaaattcttcatttttttttgttaaataacaccataattgtatttttaaaacgcgtaaaatacaaatcggatgaggaatataaaaataataattagatacttccttaattattgcgatataattattctaaatccattttttgaaataaaatataaattacggGGTTagttgacccaaaaatgaagagttttggggttagttgctcaaaaaagtataaaccccatgtcacaagttcaggggggcgcgttgaccctttgttcattttttaaagcTGTAAAATAAATTGAACCAAAATAATCGATCAAACCGGGAAACCGACCAAATCGACGGGTTTGgcttaacttaaaaaaatttatatccttaaaattttggtttggatcgatttaataaaaaattaaacatttcattttggttttatttgaattattaaaaaaattaatttttcggtTTAGTTCAAATTTggacatattttttattattaaagtttCATTATCAACCATCAAAATGAATCAAAATATTGACCAAAACAACCGGTACTCCGattctatttgaaaattttaaattctaaatttttttggctcgattttgaaaatataatttttttattctatacGGTTTTAACTAAAGCACGCTTTTATGAATAAAtagataacaattttttttattttctaaaaacaattatttatttttatttgaaaaaaatattactttctaaaaaaatactttttatagtaaaattaaatatttgaattttattaaaagtcatttatttattattaaaaaaatggaaatcatttatttctatttcaatttgtttttacgAATCAAACAATCTCTTAGACATATACTATTGTACGGTGCAATTAATATTCTGTGATGAGaagaaaatagataattatatttgtttaatattttgttCACAGGTGGGATTGATTTTCAAGATCATTAAGTAAAGTTTgattattattagtataaaatataaactccTCGCATATTTTTCCGgctaaaaaataacataaaaaagaaaaaaaaatcatcaccGGGAACGTGTAACCCTCAGCAATTGCATTGCAACGACAATATTTCTAAAACGTAATAGGAAACGTGTTAGCATTAACGGTAACCTCTCTCACGATGCCCCAACGGCTAGTTTTGATTGAATAATAAGCGTTAGATTAGAATTAGTTAAAGGGTAGATAATGAAAAGAAATTCGACCGTTGGCAAGACTCGGCTCCTTGTAGCTATAAATAGATAACAATCCCATTCTGCTTATTCTTTCTCCCATTACAAAATTTATGTGGGTTTAGTATTATtgtattgatttttatttgatttgccAAGAAGAGTAAAACCTGCggatttatttagtttttgatAATGTATTACCCTGGATTCTTtgttttatgtaattttgaatCACTTTTTTGTTGAATAAAAATCATTTCCTTTGTGCTTATGCTAATAAATTTGAGATGCTATACAGGTGAGGGGGCAACAACAATATgcagcagaagaagaagaatctaTGTGATAGGCGCAGCAGCAGCGGAGAATTACAAGGTTTGTTTCGATTTCTGggtttttggtttaaattataattgaaaagtTCGCTGTATATGATTTTCTGATTGCTGATGCATATGCTTCGGAGCAGTTTCATTTGATAAATTATTGTGATTCAATTGCtttttcttctttgtatatTGGTGAGCCTACACTATAAAATTGGAAATTCTTACCTTCTTCGTTTAATCGTGGCTGTTATTTTTGTCTTGTGATTGTGTCGATACATATGATTTGTTCTTAATAGATTGCAGTTATTTTGATCGGTACATATGTGTTGATGCTTTAGTTGAGTCCTTGATTGTTCTAGATTCACACACTTGTTTAATATCTTTCATGCGCCTTTTTCGGCTAATGAATAGATTTAAAGAGAGTTGAATAGAGTAACTAGTGTTAAAAATTTTGTTATTCTGCAAATTTTGCTTGAGGGGGAGTCCCTTTTGAAGCACAATTTGGAAACATTAAgacttgaaaataaaaaaaggaatgCATGTTGGTTAAAGACgggttttatttgtttcttggACTTCTATTATTTCTGGGTATGCTCAGAGAGGACAGCCTATTGAAGCTTTTAGGATTTTTACTCAAATGAACAGAGCTTATTATTTGAAACCTGATTGGATTGCACTTGTTAATGTCGTTAAGGCGTATACTGATGTTGATGACATAGCACACGGAAAGTCTGTTCATGGCCGTGTTATTAAAATGGGTCTTGAATTTGAGATGGAGTTGGCAGTTTCGCTTACTTTCTATGTATGCAAAATGTGGCCATGTTAAGCTTGctagattatttttttaatcaggTAAAGATTCCAAATTTGATCTTGTGGAATGCAATGATTTCTGGTTATGAGGATATATTACTGTTACATCTGCCATCTTGGCTTGTGCTCAATTAGGTTCTTTTGATCTTGCAAGATGGATGAGTGAATATTAGACTGAGTAAAAAAATGATGCTTTTGTTACTCCTCTTGATTATGATTTAATGTTACACTTCATTTTCTTAATAGATTGTAGTTATTAATTACGATTGGTATATATATGTGTTCATGCTTGCAGACGATACATTATGATGTGAGCCTAGTAAAATATTGTTGGAGTTAAATATGATTCTGTCGATACATTATCATTTGGTCTTAATAGATTGTAGTTGAATGCTTGTAGTCGAGTCCCGATGTTAAAGTTTTTTGCTGGTCTATCCAAATCCACAAGCTGTGATCTGTGATTTTGAActactcataaaataaaacatgTGAACCCTGGTGTGGTAAGCGCAAAATTCGCTGGTTCTAATATATTGATTTGTTTTCTGTAAACTTCCAAATAAGGTTTCTATGCCTAATATTTATGTCCTTGGCCATTTGCATGTAGTTGTCTGCACTTAAACATGGACTTGAAGAGGTTAGGATCAGAGAAAAagctaaaattcaaaaaagagaCAGCAGCAAGAAAGATCAAATGAGGTGGAGCTAAACTCGAGAAGATTCAAGGGGCCAAAGAAAGATCAAATGAGGTGGAGCTAAACTCGAGAAGATTCAAGGGGCCAAAATTTGTGACAGTGGCTTGGCCTGGAATCTGTGGGCTCTCCAGAATTGAAACAGAACAAAAGAGATCAAATGAGGTGGAGCTAATCTCGGAATTTTTTTCCTCATTTTGTTTTGGTATCCTGAGAAGGTAAAAGTTAATGTTGTTATCAagttgtgtttgttttttgaaGCCAAGTTAATTTAGCATGATATATTATGCTGTGCCTGTGAGTTCAAGTTATCATTTCAGATTGAAGTTTTTTGTTCTGTTGTTGTGGTTCTACAGAGACATCTAATTctcttttgcatttgttttataTAAACTGGTATTATGAAAGTTTATCCGGTATCTACAAACTCGTATACTGCTGAATTTTACATTAAATTACTgtcaattattttatcaagttatcAAGTTGTGGTTGTACAGACATCTAATTGtcttttttgcatttatttcatataaaagtgtatatatGAATAAGTATGTTATAAAATGGCATGTGCATTGTTATTAAAATTATCCTACTAAATGATATTTGCAAACACGTTCTGCTGAATATTACAAAATTATTGTCAATTATTATCAAGCATCGTTCTGAAACCGAATTTCTGATTATTTTCTGCTTTCCTTGTCTGATCGTCAAGTTGTTCTTGGCATTTATGCAGTGGATATATACCATCCATCATTTCCTGATTGTTGATAGTATCATTTGGATTCAGAGTTCTCCTAGTCCTTGTTTTTCTTTTGTCGAAGTCCTAAGAATAGTTTCCGACAAAACTCTGTTGGAGGAGTCACGAAGTAAGGTTATGCAAGGCCATAAAGTTTCAGTTTCTTTGACAAAGGCTCTAGATAAGATGAGAATGAAATACACTTGGTATTTATACACTTTATATGTCTATTTATTGCAGAGTGTTTGATTTGTGCGATATACATTTTTATAGGCACCGCTTTGGAGTTGTCAAGGAATCTCAGCTCGAGATCATTGAGTTGCAGCATGCCGTTGATGAATTAAGGTACTACTTCTAAGAAGTCTTAACATACCTGAAATTCGCATACTGGCTTTGAAGTCTGTTATCGGCTTTTATATACTTATCAGATTAATACATTATTTAGGGCAGAAGTTCATTTTAAAGTAGTTAACTTCTTCTAATCAAGATgttaaataatgtattaatCTTGAATCACTTTTGTGGTCAATACAAATTATTCCTTTGTGCCCCCATGCTAAGAAATTTGAAATGCTAAACAGGTGAAGCCATTTGAGGGGCCAACAACAATATGGAGCAGCAGAAGAACAATAATTTATGTGATAGCTGTAGCCAATGCCCCAAAACACAGCAGCAGAAGCGGAGAATTACAAGGTTTGTTTTGATTTCTGggtttttggtttaaattataacTGAATAATTTTTCTGATTGCTCATATGCTTGGAAGCAggggtttttgacatttttgtgtCTCATAGACACAAAAATTCTGATTTTGTGCCTCCGTTTTttagcaccagcccgccatatgagatggcgggctggtagCTAATTACGGTGATTATCTTAGGGCTGGTGACTGATTCCCTGCAACAGCAGGGAATCATTTGACCGACCAGCTGGTCAGTCGGGCTGCTTTCAGCACTCACCTATTCAAACAAAGAGAGAAAAAATTGTAGagaggaaaaaaaaagttagaagATAGAGAAAAAATTGttagaagagaaaaaaaaatttagaattgtaattaaattttagtggTTATctcgttaaaaaaaattagtaaattttagtAGAGTTTGACGGAGTGATTTTTCCGGAATTGGTTGAAGCGACGGAGTTTATTTTGTGGAGCTTATCGGATATTTTTTTGGAGCTACATATTATTTTTCGGTCTGCTATTTTACGAGGTCTACAAGAGGTTAGTccgtaatttatttttaattcatttagttttactttatttttgaaaatattggaaTTAAAAAATGTTAGAGTTTATTATAGATTAGAAAATGTTAGAATtagattaaatatattttaaaaaaaatattatagtttaGTAATTGTTAGAAGTTatagaaattttataaatttacattattttaaatatttatttagtttaaaaaacTTCATAGGAATCTTGTTAAGtattatattttagaaattgatataatttttaatatagtgTAGAAATTAGAAATTAGTATTTGAAAATATATCATAGCAATGTCGTATACAATTTGTCTAGaatttgtgttttgaaattTAGAGTAAGTtttttataaagttattaattGTTAAGAAAAATATGACATAATTGTTAGTATATAATGTAGTTATTAATTGTTTGATGAGTAGCCTGTGaatattagaattttattttaaaaatcaagagtaacatttattagaaattaatttttaattttttaaaaaataagatagaatagtctttataatttttaatgacTAACCTgtgaatattaaaaattaattttagaaataagaGTAACATTTATTCATGACAAATGCTTGTAGCAATGACGACAATGGATTTGTCGTTTGTGATACGGTTTGACGGTAGCATTGTTAAACTCTCCCCGCGGAGTAGAATATTTTGGGGGTAGttatgtgcaagtgccgttgaCTGGAAGAATAAATTTCCAACAGTTGATTGATATTTGTGGATCGGCAATAATAACCAGTGCTGTGGGCTCGGTGGAGATCAGTAAGATATATTTCCGGGTTCCTTATTTTCAAGGGGAACATATTGCTATTCCTTGATGGATGTCCAGGGCGATCCACATGTATGTGCTATTCAGACCAAGGCATGTCGCATGCCAGCACTAAGATTTTTAGAGTTGTACGTGGAGTACCGCAAGGCGGTTCTTGAAGATATTTCTATTGATCAACTGCATATATCTGCTTCTAGTGAGTCGGAGAGGGACAGTGAGGAAGAAGGAGAACACGATCACTACGATACCGAAGTGGAGAATATGGAAGACATACTCATTGCTGCTGAACCTAGTAATAATACAGTGTACCAGTCCCGACTGCCGGCACATGTTAGACGTGTAGATCTTGAAGACTTCGACGTCGACTTGGACTCATGGGAAAAGCAGAAAGTTGGGTGGGAGAGGGGGATGGAGTTTGAAGAAGGGATGACTTTCTCGAGCCGAGATGCTGTTCGGGCTTGTGCTGTTACCTATTCGGTGGACAATGGAAGAGAGTTTCAGAGTTGTCGGACGATTGGTTCTCGTTTGCAAGCACAAAGAGATATGCCCATGGTGGCTGCGTGCCACACTTCTTAAGAAAACTAACACATGGACGTTGACAAAATATATCGGGCCACACATATGCGATATGCAAGTGTCAGTTCGTCACCACCGAAATTTTGGGATTGCTCAGATCGCCAATTATATTAAGACGCAAGTGCTAGGTCAGCGTGACATACGGATCAAGACGTTGATTGCGGGACTACTTGAATTTACCGGAGTAGCTCTTCCGTATAAAAGGGTGTGGTACGGCAAAGAGAGGGCAATCTGCAGCGTTTATGCGGACTGGGAATACAATTACAGTCAACTGACAAAGTTCATGGATAATGTGGTGAAAGTGAATCCTGGATCGTTCTGGCATGGCGAAGGTATGAAATCTATTAGTGTTGTGGATTTCAATGAGCGTACATTAAGTAGATTTATTTCTAACAATATCCATTTCCGACAGGCCCAATATCCGAGTGTGGCGGGCTTCAATGTCGAATTTTCGAACGAATGTTCTGGACGTTCTTCCCGATGGTGGACGGATTTCCGTTTTGCAAGCCAATTCTATTCATCGACGACACCCACTTATACGGAAAATATAAGATGCACATGTTGATAGCTTCGGCGATAGATGGCAACAACCATATAATGCCGGTGGCTTTTGCGCTCGTGGAATCCGAATCCATTGCCAGTTTTGAATATTTCCTGGGTCATCTCTGAGATCAAGTCTTACGCAATCGCAAGGTTGCCATCGTTTCTGATCGTGCTCCCGGATTAATTTTCGTTTTGAAACGTCCGGAGTGGGACGACGTCGATCACTTTTTCTGCATAAGGCATTTAATGGCCAATTTCCACTCTTTAATCGGAAATAGGGAGTTGAAGGACTTGGCTGAGAAAGCGGATAATATTTTGTGAAACTAATCAAAgcctgattttttttaaagaatgtaCAATATCTCCCACTAACAATTACAATCATACGTACGTATAGGTCGGGCCTTTCAAGAGAAGAAGTACGACGCATGCATTGAGAGCATGAGGATGAGATCAGCAGCAGGGCATGCATACTTGACCAACACAGAACATTTGAGACCCGAGCAGTGGACTATATGTGTCATGACAAAAAAGGGCAACGAAACGGGGTTATGACAACGAACTACGCCGAGTCCGTTAATGCGATGCTGAAGAATATAAGGGGCCTTCCTATCACAACAATGATAGAGGCTATCTTTGACAAGCTCAGTGATACGTTTGTCCGGCGTTGGGACATGTTTAAAGACCTAATCGCCAAAGGCGTCATGTTTACTCCGATCTGCATCGCGCACATCAAAAAGGCAACGCTACCATACTTGCAAGAAATATAACTCGGACAGCATGACTTGCAGGGTGACCACCAAGAAGGACAATCAGCGGAATAAGGGAGGAAATATTCA
This window contains:
- the LOC126685694 gene encoding uncharacterized protein LOC126685694 → MCIVIKIILLNDICKHVLLNITKLLSIIIKHRSETEFLIIFCFPCLIVKLFLAFMQWIYTIHHFLIVDSIIWIQSSPSPCFSFVEVLRIVSDKTLLEESRSKVMQGHKVSVSLTKALDKMRMKYTWHRFGVVKESQLEIIELQHAVDELR
- the LOC126685693 gene encoding uncharacterized protein LOC126685693, whose product is MLFGLVLLPIRWTMEESFRVVGRLVLVCKHKEICPWWLRATLLKKTNTWTLTKYIGPHICDMQVSVRHHRNFGIAQIANYIKTQVLGQRDIRIKTLIAGLLEFTGVALPYKRVWYGKERAICSVYADWEYNYSQLTKFMDNVVKVNPGSFWHGEGPISECGGLQCRIFERMFWTFFPMVDGFPFCKPILFIDDTHLYGKYKMHMLIASAIDGNNHIMPVAFALVESESIASFEYFLGHL